The Leucobacter sp. UCMA 4100 genome window below encodes:
- a CDS encoding ATP-binding protein, with protein MRQHSSPKKLYSTVLVEDGTGRKNRKTRERAARQVIAREHAEQRQAVKSKLAAERAEARSTNYLARSGEPGPAGLRSYRGFRVPAHQDTSAALQGAYPFLAEGGLGSQGVFVGQDMYSGGSFVYDPWVLYQRGIITAPNLVLAGIVGSGKSSLAKSLYTRSIPFGRRVYVPGDPKGEHTAVAEAVGGKAIVLGHGLKNRLNPLDEGYRPGGLSDAEWASTVASRRRDLIGALAETVLERSLSPLEHTVIDIALQAVVASNDVPILPMVVDRILTPDPSDDDRLAEDGRMVGHALRRLVSGDLQGLFDGPSTVTFDPTLPMITLDLSRVVENSTLISVLMTCSSAWMESALLDPNGGQRWVVYDEAWRLMSHPALLKRMDAHWRLARHYGIANLLIFHKLTDLDNVGDHGSAMRSLANSLLANAESRIVYRQESDQIGTTGKTLGLTGTEQKLLPSLGTGQGLWRIKESSYVVQHQLHPEELRAFDTTQRMTQKPREFTDPGRSGDLS; from the coding sequence ATGAGACAGCACAGCAGCCCAAAGAAGCTCTACTCCACCGTCCTTGTCGAGGACGGCACCGGCCGGAAGAACCGCAAGACCCGGGAACGTGCCGCCCGGCAAGTCATCGCCCGCGAGCACGCCGAGCAACGGCAAGCAGTGAAGTCGAAGCTCGCCGCAGAACGGGCAGAAGCACGCTCGACGAACTACCTCGCCCGGAGCGGCGAGCCAGGTCCCGCGGGATTGCGGTCGTATCGGGGGTTTCGGGTGCCCGCGCATCAGGACACCTCAGCCGCGCTGCAGGGCGCGTACCCGTTCCTCGCCGAAGGAGGCCTCGGCTCCCAGGGCGTGTTCGTGGGGCAGGACATGTACTCCGGCGGATCCTTCGTCTACGACCCGTGGGTGCTGTACCAGCGCGGCATCATCACCGCCCCCAACCTCGTCCTCGCCGGCATCGTCGGCAGCGGAAAGTCCTCCCTCGCCAAGTCCCTATACACCCGCTCGATCCCATTCGGCAGACGCGTCTACGTCCCCGGCGACCCGAAAGGCGAACACACCGCCGTCGCGGAGGCGGTAGGCGGGAAAGCGATCGTCCTCGGCCACGGGTTGAAGAATCGCCTCAACCCGCTCGATGAGGGCTACCGGCCCGGCGGGCTGTCGGATGCCGAGTGGGCGTCCACAGTCGCGTCTCGTCGTCGGGATCTGATCGGAGCGTTAGCGGAGACCGTGCTCGAGCGGTCGTTGTCGCCGTTGGAGCACACGGTGATCGATATCGCCCTCCAAGCCGTTGTTGCGAGTAACGATGTGCCGATCCTGCCGATGGTCGTCGACCGCATCCTCACCCCCGATCCGAGCGATGACGACCGTCTTGCCGAGGACGGGCGGATGGTCGGCCACGCCCTGCGTCGCCTCGTCTCCGGCGACCTCCAAGGCCTGTTCGACGGCCCATCCACCGTGACCTTCGACCCGACGTTGCCGATGATCACCCTCGACCTGTCCCGCGTCGTCGAAAACTCCACCCTCATCTCGGTGCTCATGACGTGCTCATCGGCGTGGATGGAGTCCGCACTGCTGGACCCGAACGGCGGGCAACGGTGGGTGGTGTACGACGAGGCGTGGCGGCTGATGTCGCACCCGGCGTTGTTGAAGCGGATGGACGCGCACTGGCGTCTCGCCCGGCACTACGGGATCGCTAACCTGCTCATCTTCCACAAGCTCACCGACCTCGACAACGTCGGCGACCACGGCTCCGCCATGCGATCCCTCGCCAACTCGTTGCTGGCCAATGCGGAGTCGCGGATCGTCTACCGACAAGAATCCGACCAGATCGGGACCACCGGGAAAACCCTCGGCCTCACCGGCACCGAACAAAAACTCCTCCCGTCTCTTGGGACCGGGCAGGGGCTGTGGAGGATCAAAGAATCCTCATACGTCGTCCAACATCAGTTGCACCCGGAAGAGCTGCGGGCCTTCGACACCACCCAGCGGATGACCCAGAAACCCCGGGAATTCACGGATCCTGGACGCTCCGGAGACCTGTCTTGA
- a CDS encoding type IV secretory system conjugative DNA transfer family protein — translation MSGPAQAKPANDLFIDITLGLLVTAAVFTGILRVAGSVTAFLTGLPEPASGFTTGLAVLATPADPGAALGAEGLNPFAYWAVVTLFLSVLGTAGFFVVRAVHRSRSKTDPHRLAGTATAAEVARVASPKALVKKAATLRPSLTGTPAPSDVGYLLGTGKGGQVWATVEDSILLIGPPRSGKGLHVVINAILDAPGAVITTSTRPDNLTATLKARAKKGKVAVFDPQQLAPGLSAGMRWSPVRGCQDPLTAMIRAKGLATATGFGGVQDAGFWEGKTTAAIQALLHAAALDGRDAKTLYQWALNPTLAADAVRVLSSHPGAAEGWADSLDAMVQADPRTRDSIWQGVSLAFSALADPRVLDAVSPRPGEEFDPEVFLRGNGTLYLLATGAGAGASSALVAAFIEDLVETARKIAARSPGARMDPPLLLALDEIGNLAPLPSLPTLMAEGGGTGITPLPVLQSLAQAREKWSENQANAIWDASIVKIILGGASNSRDLQDLSTLIGDRDETTNSVTTDAYGAHSSQRSIRRVPILPPDVLRTLPFGTGVVMLRTARPIITNLRPWPSRADAKQLRADRGEVEQALQGGAR, via the coding sequence GTGTCTGGTCCTGCGCAGGCGAAACCCGCCAACGACCTCTTCATCGACATCACCCTCGGCCTGCTCGTCACCGCCGCCGTGTTCACCGGGATCCTGCGCGTCGCAGGCTCCGTGACCGCGTTCCTCACCGGGCTCCCTGAACCGGCCAGCGGGTTCACGACCGGCCTCGCCGTCCTTGCCACCCCAGCAGACCCGGGTGCGGCGCTCGGCGCGGAAGGCCTGAACCCGTTCGCCTACTGGGCAGTCGTCACCCTGTTCCTCAGTGTGCTCGGGACAGCGGGATTCTTCGTGGTTCGGGCGGTTCACCGTTCCCGGTCGAAGACGGACCCGCACCGGCTCGCAGGCACCGCCACCGCCGCCGAGGTCGCCCGCGTCGCCTCCCCGAAGGCCCTGGTGAAGAAGGCCGCGACGTTGCGGCCCTCTCTCACCGGGACGCCAGCCCCGAGCGACGTCGGGTATCTCCTCGGCACGGGGAAGGGAGGGCAGGTGTGGGCGACGGTCGAGGACTCGATCCTGTTGATCGGTCCTCCCCGGTCGGGGAAGGGTCTGCATGTGGTGATCAACGCGATCCTCGACGCCCCCGGCGCCGTCATCACCACCAGCACCCGCCCGGACAACCTCACCGCGACATTGAAAGCACGGGCGAAGAAGGGGAAGGTCGCGGTGTTCGACCCCCAGCAGCTCGCCCCAGGGTTGTCTGCGGGGATGCGGTGGTCGCCGGTGCGGGGCTGCCAGGACCCGCTGACGGCGATGATCCGCGCCAAAGGCCTCGCCACCGCCACCGGATTCGGCGGTGTCCAAGACGCCGGGTTCTGGGAAGGGAAGACCACCGCCGCGATCCAAGCGCTCCTGCATGCCGCCGCTCTCGACGGGAGGGATGCGAAGACCCTGTATCAGTGGGCGCTGAACCCGACCCTCGCCGCCGACGCCGTACGGGTGCTGTCCTCGCATCCTGGGGCGGCGGAGGGGTGGGCGGACAGCCTGGATGCGATGGTGCAGGCTGACCCGCGGACGAGGGATTCGATCTGGCAGGGCGTGTCCCTCGCGTTCTCCGCCCTCGCCGACCCCCGCGTCCTCGACGCCGTCTCACCAAGACCGGGTGAGGAGTTCGACCCCGAGGTCTTCCTTCGCGGCAACGGGACTCTCTACCTCCTGGCGACGGGTGCGGGGGCTGGGGCGTCGTCAGCGCTGGTGGCGGCGTTCATCGAGGACCTGGTTGAGACGGCGAGGAAGATCGCCGCCCGGTCACCCGGTGCCCGCATGGACCCGCCCCTGCTCCTCGCGTTGGATGAGATCGGGAACCTCGCCCCGCTCCCGTCGCTGCCGACGTTGATGGCGGAAGGCGGCGGCACCGGCATCACCCCACTCCCCGTCCTGCAGTCCCTCGCACAGGCCAGGGAGAAGTGGAGCGAGAACCAGGCGAACGCGATCTGGGACGCCTCCATCGTCAAGATCATCCTCGGCGGAGCCTCCAACAGCCGCGACCTCCAAGACCTCTCCACCCTCATCGGCGACCGCGACGAAACCACCAACAGCGTGACGACCGACGCGTATGGGGCGCACTCATCGCAGCGCTCGATCCGCCGCGTCCCTATCCTCCCCCCAGACGTGTTGCGCACGCTCCCGTTCGGCACGGGCGTGGTAATGCTCCGCACCGCCCGGCCCATCATCACGAACCTGCGCCCCTGGCCGTCCCGCGCCGACGCGAAGCAACTGAGAGCTGACCGGGGTGAGGTGGAGCAGGCCCTCCAGGGCGGTGCCCGGTAG
- a CDS encoding DUF6112 family protein, whose product MLAVLDTLTTITWVLPANIDISPNDSGLPGIAALRTVVGAVMTIGLILSVLALIISAVVWGFGSNSSNPHLASRGKVGVLISCGAAIITGAAVTLINFFWNVGQTVS is encoded by the coding sequence ATGCTTGCCGTCCTCGACACCCTCACCACCATCACCTGGGTGCTGCCCGCGAACATCGACATCTCCCCGAACGACTCCGGCCTCCCCGGCATCGCCGCGCTGCGCACGGTCGTGGGGGCGGTGATGACGATCGGGCTGATCCTGTCCGTCCTCGCCCTCATCATCTCCGCCGTCGTCTGGGGCTTCGGATCGAACTCGTCCAACCCGCATCTGGCGTCGCGGGGGAAGGTCGGGGTGCTGATCTCCTGCGGGGCCGCGATCATCACCGGCGCAGCGGTGACGCTGATCAACTTCTTCTGGAACGTCGGCCAGACCGTCTCCTAA
- a CDS encoding conjugal transfer protein TrbL yields the protein MAGICDVPIISNVCDAVGEGAATLVAAPFDWLAQAIGAAASWIFQGVWALFDSTTLVDITGAGYVGVYNVIFGIAIFLMLIFFCLQLITGLIRRDPTALSRAALGLAKSVLGSFLVITLTATLLEVVDQLSIGIIQATGTTLEEMGGKIGVLVAGLTAINLTAPGAGAIITIFLSFLAICAAAIVWFSLLIRKALILVAVVMAPIALSGASWDATKGWFGKWASFVLALIFSKLVIVVVFLVAINQVNAPIDMDLSSIADPIAGIVLMFIAAFAPYMVYKFISFVGFDMYHVMSAEQESKQAMNRPTPLPGKPDGGGPQKVLDGGGGDGKNGGGGGNPPPPSGAPQPAAGGGGTARANAGAGGGTAAASGGAAAGTGGAAAGGGGAAAAGGAGAGAAAGPVGIAAVAGAKIAKGAAEAGPKLGGAIGRAADNHAGAASEGQATPSPPDRSTPPARPTTPAPSAPASKPPAPPANNSGGQAPPPPKPTPKT from the coding sequence GTGGCTGGTATCTGTGACGTCCCCATCATCAGCAACGTCTGCGACGCCGTCGGCGAAGGAGCAGCCACCCTCGTGGCTGCACCATTCGACTGGCTCGCCCAAGCAATCGGAGCAGCTGCGTCCTGGATCTTCCAAGGCGTCTGGGCCTTGTTCGACTCCACCACCCTGGTCGACATCACCGGGGCCGGGTATGTCGGCGTGTACAACGTGATCTTCGGCATCGCGATCTTCCTCATGCTGATCTTCTTCTGCCTCCAACTCATTACCGGGCTCATCAGACGCGACCCGACCGCCCTGTCCCGCGCCGCCCTGGGTTTAGCGAAGTCGGTGCTCGGGTCGTTCCTGGTCATCACGTTGACGGCAACGCTGCTGGAGGTCGTCGACCAGCTCTCGATCGGGATCATCCAGGCCACCGGGACGACCCTCGAAGAGATGGGTGGGAAGATCGGGGTCCTCGTCGCAGGTCTCACCGCGATCAACCTCACCGCCCCCGGTGCCGGGGCGATCATCACCATCTTCCTCAGCTTCCTGGCCATCTGCGCGGCAGCGATCGTCTGGTTCAGCCTCCTGATCCGTAAGGCTCTGATTCTGGTCGCGGTCGTGATGGCACCCATCGCTCTATCCGGGGCGAGTTGGGATGCGACGAAGGGGTGGTTCGGGAAGTGGGCAAGCTTTGTGCTCGCGCTGATCTTCTCGAAACTCGTGATCGTCGTGGTGTTCCTAGTGGCGATCAATCAGGTCAACGCACCGATCGATATGGACCTCAGTTCGATTGCGGATCCGATCGCGGGGATCGTGTTGATGTTCATCGCCGCGTTCGCCCCCTACATGGTCTACAAGTTCATCTCCTTCGTCGGCTTCGACATGTACCACGTCATGTCCGCCGAACAGGAGTCGAAGCAGGCCATGAACCGGCCCACGCCCCTCCCCGGGAAACCCGACGGTGGTGGCCCGCAGAAGGTCCTCGACGGTGGGGGCGGCGACGGCAAAAACGGTGGTGGTGGTGGGAATCCGCCGCCACCGAGTGGTGCACCGCAGCCCGCTGCCGGAGGCGGTGGTACAGCCCGAGCAAATGCTGGTGCGGGTGGCGGAACGGCCGCAGCATCGGGTGGTGCGGCGGCAGGTACGGGTGGTGCGGCGGCCGGTGGTGGCGGTGCTGCCGCAGCAGGCGGTGCCGGTGCCGGGGCGGCTGCTGGCCCGGTGGGGATCGCCGCGGTCGCCGGGGCGAAGATCGCTAAGGGTGCAGCGGAGGCCGGCCCGAAGCTCGGTGGTGCGATCGGACGCGCCGCCGACAACCACGCCGGAGCCGCCAGCGAGGGGCAGGCCACGCCATCTCCCCCTGACCGGTCGACACCGCCCGCACGGCCCACCACACCGGCCCCGAGCGCGCCTGCATCGAAGCCACCGGCACCGCCTGCGAACAACAGTGGTGGGCAGGCTCCGCCGCCGCCGAAGCCGACACCGAAGACCTGA
- a CDS encoding SCO6880 family protein, whose protein sequence is MASTASTRTEFELSAVKFSRLTKRGIILGLSLPQVIALSVAVAVFIASLYTGGPAALYTFPIWGTAAALAWVPVGGRKLVEWVPITLHWVIRQALHQTRYRKRVAKPRPAGTLALPGDAAPLRQYEDPETGAVMVHDPHGQTLTALVEVTHPSFILLDPGEQERRVHAWGRVLSTACRSTRIARLQVLERTVPDSGSGLAQWWAEHGNDDDSWVARTYRELIDRAGPAGERHISTISLSLDMRAASRAIRTAGGSLKGAAAVLKQEMETLTTALRTADLKPSDWYTPGQLAIMLRSAYDPAIAATLERSGEIGQDLATAGPVAVEETWDQLRSDSAHHSVLWISEWPRSLVYPGFLAPVLLSSGIRRAFTLLCDPIRSDQAARDIRKKKTEYISDAAQRQKVGQIEDAQQSAEYQDVLQQEADLTSGHGVLRYTGLLAVSAPTADELEAAVSAIEQAAIQASCETRRLVGQQAQAFVAAALPLCRGV, encoded by the coding sequence ATGGCCAGCACTGCGTCCACCCGCACCGAGTTCGAACTGTCAGCGGTGAAGTTCTCCCGCCTCACCAAACGCGGGATCATCCTCGGGCTCTCCCTCCCACAAGTCATCGCCCTCTCCGTCGCGGTCGCGGTGTTCATCGCCTCCCTCTACACCGGAGGTCCCGCTGCCCTGTACACGTTCCCGATCTGGGGCACTGCCGCGGCTCTCGCCTGGGTGCCTGTCGGTGGTAGGAAGCTTGTCGAGTGGGTGCCGATCACTCTCCACTGGGTCATCCGGCAGGCCCTTCACCAGACCCGATACCGGAAGCGGGTCGCGAAGCCTCGTCCGGCGGGGACGCTCGCGCTGCCGGGAGATGCGGCACCGCTGCGCCAGTACGAAGACCCGGAAACCGGTGCGGTCATGGTCCATGACCCGCACGGGCAGACGTTGACCGCGCTGGTGGAAGTGACGCATCCCTCGTTCATCCTGCTGGATCCTGGTGAGCAGGAGCGCCGCGTGCACGCCTGGGGCCGCGTCCTGTCCACCGCGTGCCGGTCGACCAGGATCGCCCGCCTCCAAGTCCTCGAGCGCACCGTCCCCGACTCCGGGTCGGGGCTCGCGCAATGGTGGGCAGAGCACGGCAACGACGACGATTCCTGGGTCGCAAGAACCTACCGGGAGCTCATTGACCGGGCAGGGCCAGCCGGGGAACGCCACATCTCCACCATCTCGCTGTCCCTGGACATGCGCGCCGCATCCCGCGCGATCCGCACCGCAGGCGGCAGCCTCAAAGGCGCCGCAGCCGTCCTCAAGCAGGAGATGGAGACCCTCACCACAGCGCTGCGCACCGCCGACCTAAAACCCTCCGACTGGTACACGCCGGGCCAGCTCGCCATCATGCTCCGCAGTGCGTATGACCCCGCGATCGCCGCCACCCTGGAACGCTCTGGCGAGATCGGGCAGGACCTCGCCACGGCAGGCCCGGTCGCGGTGGAAGAGACCTGGGACCAGCTGCGCTCCGACTCCGCGCATCATTCGGTGTTGTGGATCAGTGAGTGGCCGCGCTCACTCGTCTACCCAGGCTTCCTCGCCCCCGTACTGCTCTCCAGCGGGATCCGGCGAGCGTTCACGCTGTTGTGCGATCCGATCCGCTCCGACCAAGCAGCGCGGGACATTCGGAAGAAGAAGACCGAATACATCAGTGATGCGGCGCAACGCCAGAAGGTCGGGCAGATCGAAGACGCCCAACAGTCCGCCGAATACCAGGACGTGCTGCAGCAGGAAGCCGATCTCACCAGCGGCCACGGCGTCCTGCGCTACACCGGGCTCCTCGCCGTCTCCGCACCCACCGCCGATGAGCTGGAAGCTGCGGTATCGGCGATCGAACAGGCGGCGATCCAGGCGTCGTGCGAAACCAGGCGGCTGGTCGGGCAGCAGGCACAGGCGTTCGTCGCGGCAGCGCTGCCGCTTTGCCGGGGCGTCTGA
- a CDS encoding DUF6112 family protein translates to MPATTLALLSTENVYPDLSSVGGRSTLIEIVGALLTIVLIVSVLMLVVSGIVWAVSSSAGNPQTAAKGKVGVFVALGAAVLAGAGVTWMNFLLGLGDAL, encoded by the coding sequence ATGCCTGCCACCACCCTGGCCCTGCTATCGACCGAGAACGTCTACCCCGACCTCTCCAGTGTCGGAGGCCGCTCCACCCTCATCGAGATCGTCGGCGCACTGCTCACCATCGTGCTGATCGTCTCCGTCCTCATGCTCGTCGTCTCCGGGATCGTCTGGGCCGTGTCCTCGTCGGCGGGGAACCCGCAGACCGCCGCGAAAGGGAAAGTCGGGGTGTTCGTCGCCCTCGGAGCCGCCGTCCTCGCAGGCGCGGGGGTGACCTGGATGAACTTCCTGTTGGGTCTCGGCGACGCCCTGTAG